The genomic interval ACTGCTGGATAAAACGACACCCGCACGTATTATCTACCCCACTCTCACACCAACAATCTCTTCCCCAATCACGCATAGAAAGCATAATCTTTTTAAGAAGCGGATTATCCGTATATGTTGCGCCACCTTCACCCATCGTCATATGATGCGGTGGGTAAAAACTACTCGTTCCAATATCTCCCCATGTGCCGGTGAGTTTACCATCATACATAGAACCAAGGGCATCACAATTATCTTCAATGAGCCAAAGATTGTGTTTATCACAAAAGGCTTTGACAGCCTTGATGTCAAAAGGATTTCCTAACGTATGCGCTATCATCACTGCTTTTGTTTTTGGGCTCAGTGCTTGTTCTAACTGTGTAGCATCAATATTAAAGTGTGTGAGTTCCATATCTACAAAAACAGGCACTGCACCATATTGGACAATAGGAGCTACAGTGGTTGGAAAACCCGCAGCTACGGTGATGATTTCATCGCCACGTTTGACTTGTCTCTCTTTGAGCAAGGGTGATGTCAGTGCATAAAAAGCCAACAAATTGGCAGAACTGCCACTATTGACTAAGAACGCCCATCTTACATGTAAAAACTTTGCTAACTCTTTTTCAAACTTTTTCGAATAATCCCCATACGTTAACCAAAAATCAAGGGAACTATCAACCAGATTGACCATCTCTTTTTCATCAAAGACACGTCCTGCATAATTAACGCGACTCTCTCCTGCAACAAAGGGTTTATTTTGGCTTTTTTTATGAACAAGTTCATAATACTCTTTAGTTTTTTCTAAAATTTCTTGTTTGAGTTGCTGTTCTTTTGTCATTCTATATCCTGTAAAATTCTTTTTATTCCATCTTCAATTACAACTTTTGGTTGCCAACCTAATTGTTCGAGCTTTGAAATATTTGCTTGCATCATCATATTTTCATTTTCACGATAAGGGATAGCTCCAAAATTTAGTTTTGTAGAAATATCTTTTTTTCTTTTGAACTCTCTTACAATTTGATTTACAAACTGTCTTACTTCAATACTCTCTCCTGTTCCTAACTCAAATTCTTCAAAACTTGAAAAACAATTCATATTTTTTAGAATTATTTCATATGCATTAACGATATCAGAGATATAAATAAAATCTCGTTTTTGAGTACCTGAAGTTAAATCTATTTTCTCTACATTTTGTTTTAGTTGATGAATAAACCAATAGATAAATTTATTTTCATCATCTTTTACTCCATACATATGTTCTATCTTCACATTAATCATCTTAGTATCTGAACTTGATAAAAATTTCATCCAAT from Sulfurospirillum multivorans DSM 12446 carries:
- the rfbH gene encoding lipopolysaccharide biosynthesis protein RfbH, producing the protein MTKEQQLKQEILEKTKEYYELVHKKSQNKPFVAGESRVNYAGRVFDEKEMVNLVDSSLDFWLTYGDYSKKFEKELAKFLHVRWAFLVNSGSSANLLAFYALTSPLLKERQVKRGDEIITVAAGFPTTVAPIVQYGAVPVFVDMELTHFNIDATQLEQALSPKTKAVMIAHTLGNPFDIKAVKAFCDKHNLWLIEDNCDALGSMYDGKLTGTWGDIGTSSFYPPHHMTMGEGGATYTDNPLLKKIMLSMRDWGRDCWCESGVDNTCGCRFIQQFGSLPQGYDHKYVYSHFGFNLKVSDMQAAVGCAQLEKFPSFVEKRKENFKKLYNGLKDVQELTFVETQPLSDPSWFGFIMTLKEGVKFSRNDLVEYLENNNIQTRNLFAGNMLRHPLFESLEKDKDYRTVGLLPNTDKIMNDSFWIGLYPGMGDDAIAYMIQKICDFIISKR
- a CDS encoding NAD-dependent epimerase/dehydratase family protein; translated protein: MTVLLSGSTGFLGSHLLKFFIEKGYTVVALKRSTSDTFRIKDYLDKIHCYDSDKIDLSEIFQNHIIDVVINTVTNYGRKDTKPSLIVETNLLFGLKLLEESLHVKVKAFINTDTLLDKNITMYALSKNQLVDWMKFLSSSDTKMINVKIEHMYGVKDDENKFIYWFIHQLKQNVEKIDLTSGTQKRDFIYISDIVNAYEIILKNMNCFSSFEEFELGTGESIEVRQFVNQIVREFKRKKDISTKLNFGAIPYRENENMMMQANISKLEQLGWQPKVVIEDGIKRILQDIE